GTGTAGATGTTATTGGACAGATCGTGTCATTTAGGCCTCTTGAAACTTCAAATCTTGTAGCATCCAAGCATTATATAAAACTCACTCTTAGCAACCTAGAGTGagattatattttttaatttatttattatctttaattaatcacaaattaatattaatatacgatttttttttgtttatttagttCTATACATTTGAAGGTTACTATTTTTGGAAGTCAAGCATATCAAATGTCAGAATACCTAAAAAATAACCTGACGGTTAATTGTGTTGTTATCGTGATGCAGTTTTTGAAGCTAAACATTTGGAATGGTTTGTATTCACTCTTTATATATACATGTTTATAATTATTGTTTTTATATACTTTTTATTAATTGGCTATACATTTTTTACAGGAATTGGAGAAGCTAAAAGTCATTTTGAAGTAACGAAATTGTTTATAAATTCTGACATTTACGAAATTAATGAGTTTAAAAATAAGTTAGTTTccaattgttttttatttttttatagtgtATTTTAACTTAAAATAACACAAATCCTAATattttttgaatttaatttaaacATTACAGATTGAAATGTCATGACAATGTCGGTATAACTGAAAAAAGCATAACTACACTTCAAAGCTACTCTTCTTTATATACAGATGACTTTAAAGGCAATTTTCCATTAAAAACAGTTTGTGAGATCACCGAACCACTTAAGGTATATTGCATTATTTGATATGTTTTACATTTTATTTTTGCACAATTTATTTTAATAACTTTTACATTTTATTTGATACAGGAAATGAAGTTTTTATTAGTTTCTTCCATTGTTAATATAAGGCAGAATCTACCATGGTATTATGAAGCATGCAACAAATGTGGAAAAAAAATACCCCGTGTTCCCAAAGCCAATCAGTCGTATACCAACCCTGAAAAAATTTCAGAAACTATTGTTGTCAAGTGTACAAATGCACATTGCAAAAAATATGAAATTCATACGGTTATAAAGTAAACACATATTTATTTCTATTAATTTTTTCAATCTGCAAACAAAACTAACAGTGacctaatttttttgttttaggtATATAATTCCAATCAATGTACAAGATTGTACTGGAACCATTGGATTGACTCTTTTTGATAGGGAAGCAAAAAGGCTGTTAAATATAAGTGAATACGAGTTGGAAAAGATACATGAAGCGGTATATTATTCATATCTTAAAATCAGGAAacatttacttttttttaatttattaaaatatatgttACACGTGATGGACTATTTCCAATGCAACTTAACGTGTTGAAAAACCGCAAGTTTGGTTATCTTGTAGACATTACAGAATACAATGTCAAGAACTATAATAATATATACACAGTTCTCAAAGTTACAAAAGATATATCCATTGTTTATGAATTGGAAAGTAAAATAGAACTTATGGTACATAACCTTTTATTGTTGAACATTTATAATTCTTTATTGTTTAAATACATAACGATTAACATATTTCCATTTTATTTTTTAGAGTATTCAATCTGTCTCCTtaaatcaagttgctttggaatCAGATGATGTTGTACAACCTGttcaaaaggtttttcaattccttttattaacttttatttatatttaatttttcgaATTaaatacttattattattattattttgttttaaattagGATGTGATCTCACAAACAGATAAAAGTTTTACACCCTCAACAGTTGATAAGTCAACTGCAACAAGTCCTAGCAAAATATTAACTGATTTGAAGCGCAACCTCCAAGAAATTTATGACGTTGATTCTGGAGATGATTTAAGTTCAACTAAGGCTAAAAGAAAATCAACCGGAGAGGAAACTCCAGTCTTAATTCCAAAAATGGAGAAGTGAGTTGGTATTGGTTATAACACACATTTAATATATTTTGATCACTTGTTTTGGTTTTAAAGATATTTTGATTGCTTGGTATGATTTTTATTTTGGGATATTTAGGATGTCAAATATTATTGGTTTTGAATATTTTTGGATATTCTTATTGTTTTAAAGTggacaagttagttgattttggtTTTAACgtaaatttaatatatttttaagtttatttgCTTCTAAAGATATTTTGaattttttcttattatttttaattttgaatttttatgatGTCTAAACTGTGAAATAAAACAGAGTACAGCCTTTGATTGTTTGCCTAAAATGTGTTTGATCTTCTACTTATACTTAGTGGTATCAAAAGTGTTTGTGGCTGTtgcaagtttagttgattttgcCCCATAAGTTTTTATGGTACAAGGGTTCATTTGTGCTTGAGAGGTCATTTGGTTCAACTTTGGTCGATATTGCCTAGGGGATTATTATTGTTCAGATGTTACATCTCATCCCGGTTGATAATTACTAAAAGGTTTTTATGATTTGTTGGCTACCCCTTTTAGTTAAAAAGTATAATATGCCTTTGTTGTCTCTTCCTTGAAGCATAATGCTATTGTTGATTGGCTCTTCTATTTTTTACTCTAATAATATTTCATTTTCGTTCAAAAAAATTAGAGAAtaagtgtttgtgtgtgtgtttttctaTGTTTATATGTAATTGTTGCTGTGTGTAATAGTTGTATACAAAAGTataaatattatatgataatataataACAAGTAAGATCCAAAAACCATGTGCTTTGATATCATCTTTATGTATatgtaaaaaagaaaaataaatgaaGTGTAAACTGTTATGTCTtgataaaatgactattttacccatgTTATATATTTAGGTTAATGATATtgtaaagtaataataataacaattgtAATGataataatcataaataaaagagTAAATTATGAAAAATAACCACAAAAAAAGAGCAGTAAGAGGAGCCAACAGGTGCAAAATAGTCCAACCCAAAACTCCAACCACTTAGAACAAACACACCAGCTGATCAAACAATCAAGAGTAGAAACCTCCAAACCAAACTCACCAAATAAACCAACACACTAATCATCTCAAAAAAATAGCAACCAACTTGAGAAGTCACCTTAAAAATAGCAGTCCACTTTCAAATAAAGGACAACTCCTAATCACCAAATAAACAAATACAGTGttgggtccattatgtgttgcgtcttgggctcggtccatagtccaattttgtatccggaatgggtctgtccatccgtgatttattaattagggtttaatgtttatagatgcttgcatgcatctttgtacgtagctTTTTAGTCGATCATTCATAGCGATTATagtttttatcgattgtaaccctaaaagcctctacaacagaagttctttatcgagctctgctgaggcgcgaatctattgaatcattcagcttaTTTTTTATTCATTCTCTTGTTCGTTATTATGTTTGCATTGTTCTGATTAACCTGtgtgagatctaatcgatcaaagagtttttcaactcatcaattggtatcagagcaggaggctgtgtaattgatacacatctcttctgtgaaagaagtgattagggttcattccacaatcattgatatttattgagccgtcactccataattgacgtatagtgattagggttcattctgcaatcattgatatttattgagccgtcactccataattgacgtatctcattaattattcatcttgccctaatattacgtattacaaagtctgatcttataacaggttaaagatcaagcatggacgattctcaatctaatcccatcaacatctctaacagcatcggatcaacaaccaagatcccaatcctctacactcaagactatgaagtgtggacgcaccattttgaagattacgttattggatcggaagataacgggtatctgatatgggaagctatcacagCTAGCcccttcgctcactcaagcacttcaagaatcattaaaactcagaaggagtacaatgatttattaaaagatgtgaaggacgtcgctcaggacgaaaaggagaagttccaatgcaacattaaggcattgagactaatttgATTCGCCCTTCAATCCGACACATTTCGGTTAGTAATTTCTTGTGGTacagcaaaggaaatctgggatcggctgcgagagctgtattccacagatgaagatctggagcactcgattcagaccctacttctctctgaatttggagagttcaagcagaagccagaggaggttgttacacaaacattcgatcggttcaatcatcttctcagtaagatgatcaaacatgacatagaaAGCAAGCTCAtagaacagaaggtcactttcttgaatggcctaagacccgaatggagggcgattgtgtcgacggttaaagcgcatgagcagttcaaatcatattctttggcgaaactggtggagattctgaaatcccaggaaaagattgtgctgcaagaagaagaagaagatctgaAACCAGGAGACTACAATCTGacatctgaagattatgcaatgatggtgtcaaatcccaggaggttcatcaagaagaagttccctaccaacaagaaccgaaattggcagggaaacTACAACTCTGAAAAAGTGAAAGAGGAGGCGAAggttgaagaaccaaagaaagaagtGAAGGGTgaagttgattatggtgtcagctgtttttactgtggagggaaaaatcactacgcaaaagattatgtgttgaagaaaatggcagagaaaggtAAGGAGAAGGATGAAAGAGCAAGTCTCCTGaaaagactggaggagattaaaaggaagaaagctactagttatccctctatgaatgctcttgttgtgcaggattcggtagatgatgatgagttcggtggtgtacaggtgtggtcaaccgactcagaagatgatgaagtgagaaagcctactcatggaaaggcttatgtggcgaagagtggtgatgctggtggaagatgtttgatggtgacagatgtatcccagatgaggggatacaacactgatggtggaaacgaagtggctaaggagcgagaggacgtgtgctttatagcgaagcctctcagtgtgcagatcagtgaactagaTGAAccgatcaagaaggtacaatccatttttgtttcgtttaaaattccacaaacgtcatatgaaaaagaattaaataacttgaattcaagaatttcaaatctagatagttgtttaactcaaacacgtgtcacgaattctaatatgactgaccaaataagcagggtatcatccaagagtgaggagcgaaaaatgtgga
The genomic region above belongs to Lactuca sativa cultivar Salinas chromosome 4, Lsat_Salinas_v11, whole genome shotgun sequence and contains:
- the LOC111884188 gene encoding uncharacterized protein LOC111884188, with product MDEEGTQYHARNFNQNFSRFRHLLKEDESYIVIKLNMVAVTNGFSYTGHKQTLTLDWNNILKKYDDFSGPVNGFMFVDFNSIIEQTCPRDTLFDVIGQIVSFRPLETSNLVASKHYIKLTLSNLDSIHLKVTIFGSQAYQMSEYLKNNLTVNCVVIVMQFLKLNIWNGIGEAKSHFEVTKLFINSDIYEINEFKNKLKCHDNVGITEKSITTLQSYSSLYTDDFKGNFPLKTVCEITEPLKEMKFLLVSSIVNIRQNLPWYYEACNKCGKKIPRVPKANQSYTNPEKISETIVVKCTNAHCKKYEIHTVIKYIIPINVQDCTGTIGLTLFDREAKRLLNISEYELEKIHEAFGYLVDITEYNVKNYNNIYTVLKVTKDISIVYELESKIELMSIQSVSLNQVALESDDVVQPVQKDVISQTDKSFTPSTVDKSTATSPSKILTDLKRNLQEIYDVDSGDDLSSTKAKRKSTGEETPVLIPKMEK